In Streptomyces sp. NBC_00344, the genomic window GGTGGGGTTTGGTCCTTCGAGTCGGTTGAGGAACCAGAGGCGTTGTTGGGCGTAGGAGAGCGGCAGCATTTCCGGCCGCGGCTCGGGTTTCAGGGGCTGGCGGGCGTTGCCTGCCTTGTCGAGGGCTGGGGCCAGGGTGGCGATGGTGGGGTGGTCGAAGAGGGTTTTGATGTTGAGTTCGGTTTGGAGTGTGGTGCGGATGCGGCTGACGAGTCGGGTGGCGAGGAGTGAGTGTCCGCCGAGGGTGAAGAAGTTGTCGTCGATGGTGATGTGGTCGGTGTGGAGGATGTCTGTGAAGAGTCCGCAGAGGATTTCTTCGCGGGGGGTGCGGGGTGGGCGGCCGTTGGGGGTGGTGGTGGTTGGGGGTGTGGGGAGTGCTTGTTGGTCGATTTTGCCGTTGGGGGTGAGTGGTAGGGCGTCGATGATGATGATGGTGTTGGGGATCATGTAGGGGGGGAGGGTGCGGTTGAGTTCTTCGGTGAGGGTTTGTTCGGTGGGGTGGCAGTTGTTGGCGGGTACGGCGTAGGCGGTGAGGCGTGGGTTGCCGGGTGTGTCTTCGCGTATGCAGGTGAAGGCTGTGGTGATGGTGGGTTGGTTGGTGAGTGCGGTGGTGATTTCGCCGGGTTCGATGCGGTGGCCGCGGAGTTTGATTTGGTTGTCGGTGCGGGAGTGGTATTCGATTTGGCCGTGTGTGTTCCATCGGGCGAGGTCGCCGGTGCGGTACATGCGGGTGCCGTTTGGGGTGTGGGGGTTGGCGATGAAGTGGGTTGCTGTGTGGGCGGGTTGTTTGAGGTAGCCGCGGGCGAGGCCGGTTCCGGCGATGTAGATTTCGCCGATTACGCCGGGTGGGACGGGGTTGAGGTTGGTGTCGAGGATGTAGGTGTGTTTGCCGTCGAGGGGTTGGCCGATGGGGGGTGGTCCGGTGGGGGTGTGTGGTTGGACGGTGTAGTGGGTGGCGAAGGTGGTGGTTTCGGTGGGGCCGTAGACGTGGTGGATGTGGGTGGTGGGGTGGGTGTTTGCGATGTGTTGCATGGTGGTGGGGGAGGCTTGTTCGCCGCCGGTGCAGAGGGTGGTGAGTCCGGTGAGGGTGTGTGGGTTGGTTTCGGCGATGGTGTTGAAGAGGGCGGTGGTGAGGAAGAGTGTGGTGATGTTGTGGGTGGTGATGGTGTGGTGGAGGGTGTGGGGTTCGAGGGTGTGGGGTGGGGCTATGACGATGTGTCCTGAGGTGAGGAGGGGGACCCAGATTTCGAAGGTGGAGGCGTCGAAGACGTAGGCGGAGTGCATGAGGGTGGTGTGGGGTGTGGTGGTGTGCCAGGTGGTGTCTGCGGTGAGGGCTGCGATGTCGGTGTGGGTGATGCCGACGGCTTTGGGGGTGCCGGTGGAGCCGGAGGTGAACATGGTGTAGGCGAGTTGGTCGCCGTTGGTGATGGTGGGGAGGGGTGCTGGGGTTGGGGGGTTGTTGTTGGTGATGTTGCCGAGGGTGTCGATGGTGATGATGGGGAGGGTGTCGCGGATGTCGTTGGTCCAGGGCAGTGTGGTGTGTTCGGTGGTGGTGATCAGGGCGCGGAGGCCGGCTGTCCGGGCTACCTGGTGGAGTCTTTCGAGGGGCCAGCGTGTGTCCAGGGGTACGTACATGCCGCCGGCGCGCACCACGGCGAGCGAGGCTGTCACTACGGAAGCGGAGCGTTCCAGCAGCACACCGACGGCGTCTTCGGGGGTGATGCCGTGCGCGGTGAGGGTTCCGGCAAGCACACTCGAGATCTCATCCAGCTCCTGGTAGGTGAGCGTTTCGTCGCGGCCGGGATCCGACACGGCCATCGTTTCCGGATGCGCCGCCACCCGGGCAGCGAACAACTCCGGAAGGCAGAGGCCCGTCGGTGACTCGATGCCCCAGGGCAGCTGAAGCGTTCTGCCGCGCCCGCCGTCCAGTACGAGTTCGGCAGCTGCGTGGTCCAGCATCCGCAGGTGTGCCAGCGGGGTGGCCGGGGCGGCCTGGGACAGATCCGTGATCAGGCCGGTGATGCCCTGCTGATGGGGAAGTGCGTCCGACGGGTTGTAGAGGTCCTGGTTCAGGTCGAGGCCGATCAACGGCCCCTTTCCCTCTGCTCGTTCGGATATGAAGACCGACACGTCGTCGACCGGGCCGGTGGACAGCAGCCGCGAGAGGCCGGGGCTGCCGGCGAAATCGAGGCCGTAGTCATACGGCATCACATTCACGACCACATGGGAGAGCTGCGCCGAGCTCCCGATGATCTTGAGGTCTCGGGAGAGCTGTTCCCGCGAGTACCGTCGGTGACGCAAGGCCAGCCGCATTTCGGCAGATACCGTGCGGACCAGGGCTTCCACCGTCATGTCCGGTGTCAGCCGAATCCTCAGCGGGAGGATATTGGCGGTCATCCCCACGACCTCGCGCAGGTTCGCACGGCGGCCGTTGGAGGCGAGTCCGATGGCGATGTCGCGGGAGCCAGTAACACGGCCGACGTATGCGGCGATCGCGCTGACGAAGACGGCGGGCCAAGTCGAGCGGGTTTCGGAGGCCAGTCGCCGCAGGCCGTCCATGACACCGGGAGGCAGGCTCTCGCCCTGGTGCAGTTGGCTGCCTGCGGCCAGGGGCAGTTCATCGCTGTCGGTGGTGCGTAAGGAGGTCCGGCGCGGGATGAACACGGCGTCGCCGACGCCGGCTGCTGAGCCGAGCGGTCCTTCGTCGGCTCCGGAGGGTTGCGAGAGGTCGCTGTACTTGTGGGTCCAGTAGGCTCGGTCGCTCTCGAACTCCGGCGAATCGCGGTATTCCGCCTCCGCATCCACCAACTCGTTCAAGGATCTAATAACTGCCGGTGTCTGCTCGCCCTTCACGCCGGCGGTGTAAATGGACGCGACTCGGCGTGCGAATACCGAACCTCCCAGTCCGTCCATGGCGATATGGTGATAGCGGATATACCAGTAGTGCAGGTCGGGTTGGAGTCTCAGAAGGGCGAAGGTGTGGCGCGGTGAGGTGAGCCGGTCGACCGTGCCCATGTCGTCAGTCATATAGCTTTCGGCCGCCATGGCCGGATCGCTACTGCCGCTCAGGTCAACGAACCGGCAGCGCTCCGTTGAATTCTGGACAACTTGTTGATGGACCACGTCGTCCTGAGTGATGAACTCCGTGTTAAGGCTTTCACACTCATCCGCAGCCTGGCGAAGCGCCTCCCTGAATAAACGTTCGTCCAGCTGTCCTTGGATTTCTATGCATTCACCGATGTTGTACTTCGGGCTCTGCGGATCTGTCAGCTGGCCATACCACACGCCTTGTTGGGCGGTCGTCAAAGGGAGGAGGCGGGCATGGTTTTTCTGCATGACGTTTCAGCCTTTCGAGAGTGTTCGGAAAGTGCTTGCGGGCATGACGACGCACCCCGCGGGCCGTTGAGCCGCGTCGCAAAACCACGCCCGGACAAACCGGGGACGGCTCATCAGTGACATGGGCGTGGCATGGATGACGGCGATGGGTCTGGGTGGTGGGGTGGTGGTGGCCCCGCTGGATCGGTGGCGGGCTCCTGTCAGCCGACTCGGGCGGGTGCGGCATCGTTTTGCCGCACCCGCGCGGCATCGTTGCTGGTCAGCTGAGTGTATCGACGGTCTACTTGCCTTCGGCGGCCATGGCGTTGACAAGGCTGGCGGGGCGCATGTCCAGCCAGGTGGCCTCGACGAAGTCCAGGCACTCTTGACGTGATCCCTCGGGCCGAGCCGTCCTCCATCCCCCCGGCACCTCCGAAGCGGCCGGCCACAGCGAGTACTGCTGCTCCTCGTTGACCAGAACGATGAACTGAGCCGTGTCGTCGTCGAAAGGATTAACCATGATTCCCCCATCTCGGTAATAGCAGGTCTCCGGGTCGACGGAAAGCAAGGGATTGCGGGCACCCCTGGAGGCTTTTTGTCCGACCCCGGCGCCTGTTGCTGATTCTGTGCGGCGACCCGAACAGTGATCTGCGCGGCGACGCTCGTGCGCTATGTCTGCACACCTTCGCATGAAACCAAGTTCGGCAGGTGTCTGTCCGTTAAACCGGAAACCATGCCTGAGCGGCAGGCTGTTCTCGCTGAGCGCCATCGCGCCGTCTCGCCCCCTACCTACCCGACATTTAAGGGGCAGACGACGCACATTATGTCTGTGGCAATTGCCTATTTGGTATATCAGTCGGGATTCAGCCAAAAAGCGATAGGTATTTGCCACCCGGAGGGAGAGGTCTCCTGCGCCCGCGCTCGGCCGCCAGGAGGGGGCGCATGGGAGCTCGTCACAAAGGAGAGGTATCGCGGTGTGCTTCGGTACGCCCGCCTTGCGCCCCCGGTGCATGACTCTCTACTTCACGGAGAGGGCTCTATCCGGCCCCGGACGTTGTTTTCGGCCAGGGAATCGTGGACGCTCACCGTAATGCGGTGCGAGGCGCCGCACTCGGCCGCGGAGAACGCGACGGACAGGTCGCCCTGGCAGACGCAGCTGCCGGCGGTGCGGTTCCATGGATGGCTGCGGAGGCGGTTCGGTTCCACGCGACGCTTCGGTCCGCCGGTGCGGATTCGCAGCCCGGCACAGGGCACGGCGCGGGCACCCATGAACTCCTGGCCCTACCGGAGCGTGCCGGATCGATCGGAGCCGGAGCCGGAGCTGGGAGCACGGAATCCGATGATGTCGCTTGCGGTCAGTGCGCCGTCCTGCCGACCGCCGAAGCGCCCTGCTCGATGCGGCCCCTCAGGCCGGAGCGGCAGCGACGCAGAACTCGTTGCCCTCCGGGTCGGACATGACGATGTGGTGCCCGTCGAACTCTTCCAACACGGACCCGCCCGCCTTCACCAGCCGACCGGACTCGGCTCTCACCCGGGTCCACCGCTCATCGGCGCTGCCGTGCCCCGGTACCCGGATGTCGATATGCAGCCGGTTCTTGGCTTTCTTGGGTTCCGGGACCTTGAGGATGGAGAGCTTGGGGCCCATGCCGTCCGGATCGCACAGCCATGCGCCGTCATCCACCGAATCGTCCTCCGGGAGGCCGAAGCTCGCATGCCACTCAGCGCGGGTTCCGAAGGGGGCCGGAGGCGGTTCGTCGACATACCCCAGAGCGGTCTTCCAGAAGTTGCCCAGGAGCTGTGCGTCGGCACAGTCGAGAGTGAGATCGATTCCGGCTGCCATCACAGCACCGTACCGCTTCGTTCTGGGTCTCGCGGTACTGCTTCGCTCCAGGGTCGCAGCACCCGCCGCCTGGGAGATCCGGCCTTCGGCCGGAGGCGAGCCACCGGACTCCTCGGGCTCAGGGCGCGGTGAAGAAGGTGGGGAAGCGGGGCGCAAGCCATGGTTTGCGGCCCCAGGTGAGAACGCGGCCGCGTGCGATGGCACCCCAGGGGTCGCAGCGGCCGAGCGCGATCAGCAGAAATGTCACCGGCTCGATGAGGATGGTGCAGTCCGGCCGGGTGATGGGGCGTGAACTGATCGTCACTTCGCCGTTGGTGAAGATCACTCCGAAGGCCGCGGTGCCCCACAGCCGAACCGCGAAGCGTGCGGTCAGGCCGGCTGCGGCACCGGCCACGACGTTCGGCATGGTCGCCATCATGAAGGGCATGGACAGCTCGACACGCTTGCGATCGAGCATGTGGGCTCCGCCCACCGCGCGGGCGAGATCGTATCCGTGCCCGAGCATGTGCGTGAGCAGGTACGACCCGAATGTCGCCAGGTCCATCGCGCCCAAGGGCGTGTCCACGGTGTCCTCGGGTGAACGCAGGTCCACAGCTCTGAGGAAGGCGTCTGCCTGGGCCACGATCATCTCGGCCAGCGGTTCGGCCGCGCGCTGACCGAATTGGGCGAGGGCGACTTCATTGGCCGCCGCGAGGCTCTGTGGCGTCCCGTCACCGTGGCTGCGCCCCTGGCCGGCCGCTATGTCGGCCATCAGCTGGTTGGCTTGCGCCAAGTGGGCCGCCGCCTCGCCGACAGTCCACTCGGAGCCCGGGACCGGTCCATCCGTGTCCGCACGGCCGCGTAGTTGCGCTGCGATCTCCGCTGCGGTCCCGCGGATCGCTTCGCTGAGCCCCTCGGGCAGTGCGCCACGCCGGGCGGGTGCAGATATCGGCTCCATGCTGTCTCCCTTTCACGGGACCAGCCCTTCGACGGCAGGTCCGGCCACTGCGTGCAGAGTGCCAGTAGCCCTGGCGAGGACTGTAAGCGGGTGGCAGTCGGCGCCGGCCGGCAGACCGGGAAGGCCATGACGCTTCCCTCGGCGCAGGCATGCGGCCGGCTGCGCTGACAGCCCGCCGGACTTCAGGAGTCGGAATCGCCCACGGGCGGGGGCCCGGCCGACGGGGGTCTGGGCTGCTCGACTCCGGGGGTGAGTTGTTCCACCAGGTCGGCCAGCTCTCCACACGCTCGTTCGATCTTGCGAGTGATGTTCTGCTGTTCGGTGACGATCGCAGCCAGCAGGAGGGCGGTCAGTGCCACCGCGCCGTTGAAGGCTGCCACCGTGGCCGTGACTTCGAAGAGCGTCTGGCCGGCGAAGGGACCGATCCCATCGGTCGCGGACAGGACAGCCAGTACGGAGGCCAGAGCCGCGCAGGGGGCACTCCCGGGAA contains:
- a CDS encoding VOC family protein; its protein translation is MAAGIDLTLDCADAQLLGNFWKTALGYVDEPPPAPFGTRAEWHASFGLPEDDSVDDGAWLCDPDGMGPKLSILKVPEPKKAKNRLHIDIRVPGHGSADERWTRVRAESGRLVKAGGSVLEEFDGHHIVMSDPEGNEFCVAAAPA
- a CDS encoding MbtH family protein → MVNPFDDDTAQFIVLVNEEQQYSLWPAASEVPGGWRTARPEGSRQECLDFVEATWLDMRPASLVNAMAAEGK
- a CDS encoding maleylpyruvate isomerase family mycothiol-dependent enzyme, whose translation is MEPISAPARRGALPEGLSEAIRGTAAEIAAQLRGRADTDGPVPGSEWTVGEAAAHLAQANQLMADIAAGQGRSHGDGTPQSLAAANEVALAQFGQRAAEPLAEMIVAQADAFLRAVDLRSPEDTVDTPLGAMDLATFGSYLLTHMLGHGYDLARAVGGAHMLDRKRVELSMPFMMATMPNVVAGAAAGLTARFAVRLWGTAAFGVIFTNGEVTISSRPITRPDCTILIEPVTFLLIALGRCDPWGAIARGRVLTWGRKPWLAPRFPTFFTAP